The proteins below come from a single Candidatus Aegiribacteria sp. genomic window:
- a CDS encoding hydrogenase maturation protease, producing the protein MSKNLIEAAPEGKRGKILVLGYGNPGRGDDGLGPALADRIESLDLTGVTVDAAYQLNIEDAAAVADHDLVIFVDAAATGKEPFSVRRLTPAADITFTSHLVSAESILAISQEAFSKAPECWLIGIRGYEFDLYEVFSEKAERNLSAAFSFITRKIEGWKGSDMSNTVEKVILIIDDDSDIRSSMRIMLEASGFSVGEASTGEEGLKIAQRIEPDAVIVDLMMETVDAGSKFSQKLKSSGFEGPVYLLSSAGDSVRFNLDTRELGLAGIFQKPVDRNTLVTTLKIKLGIN; encoded by the coding sequence TTGAGCAAAAACCTTATTGAAGCTGCGCCTGAGGGCAAACGCGGGAAAATACTGGTTTTGGGCTATGGGAATCCAGGCAGGGGCGATGACGGGCTTGGCCCTGCCCTGGCCGACAGGATTGAAAGCCTGGACCTTACCGGTGTAACTGTAGATGCGGCATATCAGTTGAATATTGAGGATGCGGCAGCAGTAGCAGATCATGATCTGGTCATATTTGTCGATGCCGCAGCAACAGGTAAGGAACCTTTTTCTGTCAGAAGGCTGACTCCGGCAGCTGATATAACTTTTACCAGCCATCTGGTTAGCGCGGAATCAATTCTGGCTATAAGCCAGGAGGCCTTCAGCAAAGCTCCCGAGTGCTGGCTGATCGGAATCAGGGGTTATGAGTTCGATCTTTATGAGGTATTTAGCGAGAAGGCTGAAAGAAATCTGTCTGCAGCTTTCTCTTTTATCACCCGGAAAATTGAAGGGTGGAAGGGAAGTGATATGAGTAATACTGTGGAAAAAGTAATATTGATTATTGATGATGATTCGGATATTCGTTCATCGATGAGGATAATGCTGGAGGCCTCCGGATTTTCAGTTGGCGAAGCCTCAACGGGCGAGGAAGGTCTTAAAATCGCCCAGCGAATTGAGCCTGACGCAGTGATCGTTGATTTGATGATGGAAACCGTTGACGCGGGCAGTAAATTCTCTCAAAAGCTCAAATCCTCCGGTTTTGAGGGGCCGGTCTATCTGTTAAGCTCTGCCGGTGATTCTGTAAGGTTCAATCTCGATACCAGAGAACTCGGACTGGCCGGGATATTTCAGAAACCCGTAGATCGAAATACGCTGGTTACCACCTTGAAAATTAAACTGGGAATTAACTGA
- a CDS encoding Ni/Fe hydrogenase subunit alpha, producing MSKKRKIVINPVTRVEGHGKVTIHLDEAGQIERSRFHIVEFRGFERFILGRLYWEVPVIVQRLCGICPISHLLCAAKAMDVIVGADKLTATGEKMRRLMHYGQIFQSHVLHFFHLSSPDLLFGFDAPVARRNIIGVAMEYPEIATKAVLMRKFGQEIIKATAGKKIHGNGAIPGGVNKNLSIPERDEFLKKIDEMIEWSIEGLNLFKDIYKKDEARLSSFGSFESNFVSIVREDGAFDLYDGNLRAKDADGNIIFDQVEPKDYLDYIREGVRSWSYMKFPFIYPLGQEKGWYRVGPLARINNCDYMDSPIAEKERQEFMELGNGRPVHSTLAYHWARLIETIYSAEKMKELLNDPDLQGNDLVTRGERRNEGVGFLEAPRGTLFHHYRVDDNDQVTMANLIVSTTSNNEPMNRAVKSVAEEYLAGQEITEGLLNCVEVAIRAYDPCLSCATHALGQMPLVVSLFDAEGKEISKRIKD from the coding sequence ATGAGTAAGAAAAGAAAAATTGTAATTAATCCGGTAACCCGTGTTGAGGGACACGGCAAGGTTACCATTCATCTTGACGAAGCAGGTCAGATAGAGCGGTCCCGGTTCCACATCGTTGAATTCCGCGGTTTCGAGCGCTTTATACTCGGCCGTCTTTACTGGGAAGTTCCTGTGATAGTTCAGCGACTTTGCGGAATTTGTCCTATAAGCCATCTGCTCTGCGCCGCCAAGGCCATGGATGTAATCGTTGGCGCGGATAAGCTTACTGCTACCGGCGAAAAAATGCGCCGCCTTATGCATTACGGACAGATCTTTCAGTCCCATGTGCTCCACTTCTTCCATCTTTCTTCGCCTGACCTGCTCTTCGGGTTTGATGCTCCGGTGGCCAGGCGCAATATAATCGGCGTGGCCATGGAATACCCGGAGATCGCTACAAAAGCGGTGCTCATGCGTAAATTCGGTCAGGAGATCATCAAAGCCACGGCGGGAAAGAAGATACACGGCAACGGCGCTATTCCAGGTGGAGTGAATAAGAATCTTTCAATACCCGAGCGTGATGAGTTCCTGAAAAAGATCGATGAAATGATTGAATGGTCCATTGAGGGGTTGAACCTCTTCAAGGATATATATAAGAAGGATGAAGCCAGATTATCATCTTTTGGAAGTTTTGAGTCAAATTTTGTCAGCATAGTAAGAGAAGACGGCGCATTTGATCTCTACGACGGAAATCTGAGGGCCAAGGACGCGGACGGTAATATCATTTTTGATCAGGTTGAACCCAAGGATTACCTGGATTATATCCGCGAGGGAGTGCGCAGCTGGAGCTATATGAAGTTCCCCTTTATCTATCCTCTTGGTCAGGAAAAAGGCTGGTACCGGGTGGGGCCACTTGCAAGGATAAATAACTGCGACTATATGGATTCGCCTATTGCTGAAAAAGAGCGTCAGGAGTTCATGGAGCTGGGCAACGGCAGACCTGTTCATTCTACACTGGCCTACCACTGGGCACGTCTGATCGAAACTATCTACTCCGCGGAAAAGATGAAAGAACTTCTGAATGATCCTGATCTTCAGGGTAATGATCTGGTTACAAGGGGAGAACGCCGAAATGAAGGTGTGGGTTTTCTGGAAGCTCCCCGAGGAACTCTCTTTCATCATTACAGAGTTGACGACAATGACCAGGTGACGATGGCGAATCTTATCGTTTCCACAACCAGTAACAATGAGCCCATGAACCGGGCGGTAAAAAGTGTTGCAGAGGAGTATCTGGCCGGACAGGAGATAACAGAAGGCCTCTTGAATTGTGTAGAAGTGGCCATCAGGGCCTACGACCCTTGTTTGAGCTGCGCAACGCATGCCCTGGGCCAGATGCCACTTGTGGTGAGTTTATTCGATGCTGAAGGAAAAGAGATATCGAAGAGGATTAAGGATTGA
- a CDS encoding helix-turn-helix transcriptional regulator yields MESAKLQNQIRRLRFEHGEMTQQKLADLAHVTRQTIIALEASRYNPSLLLALRISKVFGVSVDDVFQYHE; encoded by the coding sequence GTGGAATCTGCTAAACTACAAAATCAAATCCGACGTTTACGTTTTGAGCACGGTGAAATGACACAGCAGAAACTGGCTGATCTCGCTCATGTTACACGACAGACCATCATTGCCCTTGAGGCATCCAGGTATAACCCATCTCTCCTGCTTGCCCTGAGGATTTCAAAAGTGTTTGGAGTGTCTGTTGATGATGTGTTCCAGTATCACGAATAG
- a CDS encoding ferrous iron transport protein A: MKIGDLDIGSEAKITGYEQGSREYRHKLLRMGLVKGSRLRLLRKAPMGDPVEIELKGQKITLRKSEADVLIIDTVD, translated from the coding sequence GTGAAAATCGGCGATCTTGATATCGGTTCAGAAGCGAAGATCACGGGATACGAACAGGGCAGCAGGGAATACCGTCATAAACTGCTGAGAATGGGACTCGTGAAAGGCAGCAGGCTCAGGCTTCTAAGGAAAGCGCCCATGGGGGATCCTGTTGAAATCGAATTGAAAGGCCAGAAGATCACGCTGAGAAAAAGCGAAGCTGACGTTCTTATCATCGACACCGTAGACTGA
- a CDS encoding sugar transferase gives MPLRRTCYLNRLYYFTLLISDCLIIALSILFAILIRFGSLDTATVSFSAIAGTWVFLTIAEILAMMVEDLYVIRTTVNRTMNIFRTIRTIITISVLFIVVLFLAHFPTNVFICSRLAVFILMILWLTMTVIDRLLIIPRIFPRLLRTLGFGKITIVLFGTNTVCKKIRSTFLKSPVYQRLFEFKIYSQPLPDNPDERYTRCMEILKNEGATELIMVFNEEDFDSIARFSLLTRRAGIPFSIYSRKILELGYFDPWITIDRYAALTFCSRKWTGIANALWRANDILIAFVGLLVFLPFIVVIVPAIALTSPGGVLFKQTRIGYRKKPFSFLKFRSMRIDADDRRSVHKKYFMKYVNGDAASKSENVEVFKTISSKAVTSIGRIIRKTSMDEIPQILNVLRGEMSIVGPRPCIDYEMEHYTSEWLQERFTIKPGLTGIWQIYGRSRLDFKKSQFLDFIYVLSRTDGTNIRFILKTFPVILFGKGGL, from the coding sequence TTGCCTCTCAGGCGTACTTGCTATTTAAACCGCCTGTACTACTTCACACTCCTGATAAGCGATTGTCTAATAATCGCTCTATCGATTCTGTTCGCGATACTGATACGCTTCGGCTCTCTTGATACAGCAACAGTGTCATTCTCGGCAATTGCTGGAACGTGGGTATTCCTGACCATAGCTGAAATACTGGCCATGATGGTGGAAGATCTTTACGTGATTAGAACAACCGTCAACAGGACAATGAACATCTTCAGGACGATAAGAACGATAATTACGATTTCAGTTCTTTTCATCGTTGTTCTCTTCCTCGCACACTTCCCTACAAACGTATTCATCTGCAGCAGACTGGCGGTTTTCATATTGATGATACTGTGGCTTACGATGACAGTAATTGACAGGCTGCTGATTATCCCAAGAATTTTCCCTCGCCTGCTGAGAACTCTGGGGTTCGGAAAGATAACGATAGTACTATTCGGCACGAATACTGTATGTAAGAAGATTAGATCAACATTTCTGAAATCTCCTGTTTACCAGCGACTGTTTGAATTCAAGATATATTCACAACCTCTGCCGGACAATCCAGACGAACGATACACCAGATGTATGGAGATTCTGAAAAATGAAGGCGCCACGGAACTCATCATGGTGTTCAATGAGGAAGACTTCGATTCAATTGCCCGTTTTTCACTGCTTACAAGGCGTGCCGGAATTCCTTTCTCAATATACTCAAGGAAAATACTGGAATTGGGTTACTTCGATCCATGGATAACAATCGACAGGTACGCCGCTCTTACATTCTGCAGCAGAAAATGGACAGGAATTGCAAACGCTCTCTGGCGCGCAAACGATATTCTAATTGCCTTTGTGGGTCTGCTGGTCTTCCTGCCTTTCATTGTTGTCATTGTTCCCGCCATTGCGCTAACAAGCCCCGGCGGGGTTCTTTTCAAACAGACAAGAATCGGCTACAGGAAAAAACCCTTCAGTTTTCTGAAGTTCAGATCGATGCGTATCGATGCTGATGACAGGAGGAGTGTACATAAAAAGTATTTCATGAAGTACGTGAACGGAGACGCAGCCTCAAAATCGGAAAACGTTGAAGTATTCAAGACCATCAGTTCGAAGGCTGTTACTTCGATTGGAAGAATTATCAGAAAAACATCAATGGATGAAATCCCGCAGATTCTGAATGTGCTCAGGGGTGAAATGAGCATCGTGGGTCCGCGCCCTTGCATAGATTATGAGATGGAACACTATACCAGCGAATGGCTCCAGGAGCGGTTTACAATAAAACCGGGCCTTACGGGAATATGGCAGATATACGGCAGAAGCAGGCTCGATTTTAAGAAATCCCAGTTCCTTGATTTCATCTACGTTCTGTCCAGAACGGACGGCACAAATATAAGGTTTATTCTGAAAACTTTTCCCGTAATACTTTTTGGCAAGGGTGGTCTGTAG
- a CDS encoding NAD(P)H-dependent oxidoreductase subunit E, protein MSANTLASVEEIVGKYDRNRSQLMNIVRDVQDEMGYISEQALQSIAGELGIHRVEVQDMVSFYHLLSRRPQGKTVIRLCNAVVEKMHGMEDVAVAFEKAVGVPFGSTSDDGAISLEYTSCIGMSDQAPAALVNSTVVPNLKVEDVPGLIESIRKGDYAKRMEETPLYNRVENNLIKSGEVIFAPMEHGAAIRAAINKSPEDVINEINISRLRGRGGAGFPTAMKWDFCRKAKGEAHYVICNADEGEPGTFKDRVILTEVPDLLFEGMTIAGYAIGAESGTVYLRGEYEYLYGHLQQVLYRRRHLGLLGENICGKEGFNFDISIQLGAGAYVCGEESSLIESLEGKRGAPRDRPPFPVTSGYFNQPTSVNNVETLCCAARILEKGGEWFTELGTRDSTGTKLLSISGDCPHPGVYEVEYGLTVDDILSMVDAEDAQAVQVGGASGSCIAPKDYGRSISFEDLPTGGSIMVFGQQRDLLQIVREFTEFFVEESCGWCAPCRVGTTLLLKYLDKILQGHGAREDLVKLKELGNTITMMSRCGLGQTAANPVLTTLKDFASLYNTRINDTDAIPLFDFEKAIAMSSEITGHQSTVEVE, encoded by the coding sequence ATGTCCGCTAATACTCTGGCGTCTGTTGAGGAAATCGTCGGCAAGTACGATAGGAATCGAAGTCAATTGATGAATATTGTACGCGATGTACAGGATGAAATGGGGTACATCTCCGAACAGGCGCTCCAGTCTATAGCCGGGGAGCTGGGAATACACAGGGTGGAAGTCCAGGATATGGTAAGTTTTTACCACTTGCTTTCCAGGCGGCCTCAGGGGAAAACGGTAATTCGTCTCTGTAACGCCGTGGTGGAGAAAATGCACGGCATGGAGGATGTTGCTGTCGCCTTTGAGAAGGCAGTTGGTGTGCCCTTTGGATCAACCAGTGATGATGGCGCTATTTCACTGGAATATACATCGTGTATAGGTATGAGTGATCAGGCACCTGCGGCCCTGGTGAACAGTACCGTGGTTCCCAATCTGAAAGTAGAAGATGTTCCGGGTCTGATTGAGTCAATCCGCAAGGGTGATTACGCGAAGAGAATGGAAGAAACTCCGCTGTACAACCGGGTTGAGAATAATCTTATCAAGAGCGGAGAAGTGATCTTCGCTCCCATGGAACATGGGGCAGCTATCCGTGCAGCAATTAACAAATCGCCTGAAGATGTGATTAACGAGATAAATATCTCCAGGTTGCGTGGAAGAGGAGGGGCCGGTTTTCCCACCGCCATGAAGTGGGATTTCTGCCGCAAGGCAAAAGGCGAAGCCCATTACGTGATCTGCAATGCCGATGAGGGCGAACCGGGCACCTTTAAAGACCGTGTAATCCTTACCGAGGTCCCTGATCTGCTTTTCGAAGGCATGACCATTGCCGGCTATGCAATCGGAGCTGAAAGCGGCACGGTTTATCTTCGCGGGGAATATGAATACCTTTATGGTCACCTCCAGCAGGTACTCTATCGCCGTCGCCATCTTGGTCTTTTAGGAGAAAATATCTGCGGCAAGGAGGGTTTTAACTTCGATATAAGTATTCAGCTCGGTGCCGGCGCCTACGTGTGCGGCGAAGAATCCTCTTTGATCGAATCTTTAGAGGGAAAACGGGGAGCTCCAAGAGATCGTCCTCCCTTCCCGGTGACCAGCGGTTACTTCAATCAGCCTACCTCGGTCAATAACGTGGAAACCCTCTGCTGCGCAGCGCGTATTCTGGAGAAAGGCGGTGAATGGTTCACTGAACTGGGAACCAGAGATTCCACCGGCACGAAGCTGTTGAGCATTTCCGGTGATTGCCCGCATCCTGGAGTATATGAAGTTGAGTATGGCTTAACCGTGGATGATATCCTTTCCATGGTCGATGCGGAAGATGCCCAGGCGGTACAGGTGGGGGGAGCGTCCGGAAGCTGTATTGCCCCAAAAGACTACGGACGGAGTATTTCTTTTGAGGATCTGCCCACAGGCGGCTCGATTATGGTTTTCGGCCAACAGCGCGACCTTCTTCAGATTGTTAGAGAATTCACCGAGTTTTTTGTTGAGGAATCGTGCGGCTGGTGTGCTCCCTGCCGGGTGGGCACTACACTTCTGCTTAAATATCTGGATAAAATCCTGCAAGGCCATGGAGCCAGGGAGGATCTGGTAAAGCTGAAAGAACTGGGAAATACTATTACAATGATGAGCCGCTGCGGGCTGGGTCAAACAGCGGCTAATCCAGTACTCACTACGCTGAAGGATTTCGCGTCTCTTTACAATACAAGAATAAACGATACCGATGCTATTCCGCTTTTTGATTTTGAAAAGGCAATTGCCATGTCCAGCGAAATAACCGGGCATCAGTCCACGGTGGAGGTAGAATAG
- a CDS encoding NADP oxidoreductase, whose amino-acid sequence MSKPKVATANLTGCFGCHMSLLDIDTRILELIELVDFNKSPIDDIKEFSGPVDIGLIEGGCSTDENVEVLRSFRKHCKVLIAVGECALTGGIPSMRNMVPLKECLDEAFLQGPTVVDGVIPNDPDIPLLLDRVYPCHEVVKIDYFLPGCPPSADVFWAALTSLLKGEEPSLPYELIKYD is encoded by the coding sequence ATGTCTAAACCGAAAGTAGCAACAGCTAATTTGACGGGATGTTTTGGTTGTCATATGTCACTTTTAGATATTGACACTCGAATACTGGAATTGATCGAGCTTGTTGATTTCAACAAATCTCCGATAGATGATATAAAAGAGTTCTCCGGACCAGTCGATATCGGTCTCATTGAAGGAGGCTGCTCTACAGATGAAAATGTAGAAGTGCTGCGTTCCTTCCGCAAGCATTGCAAAGTGTTGATAGCCGTTGGGGAATGCGCTCTAACCGGCGGCATACCCTCAATGCGTAATATGGTGCCTTTGAAGGAGTGCCTCGATGAGGCTTTCCTGCAAGGTCCTACAGTCGTGGATGGCGTTATTCCCAATGATCCGGACATCCCCTTGCTTCTGGACAGGGTATATCCCTGCCATGAAGTGGTCAAGATAGATTATTTCCTGCCGGGATGCCCCCCCAGCGCTGACGTTTTCTGGGCCGCTCTAACTTCCCTGCTGAAAGGCGAGGAACCGAGCCTGCCATACGAACTGATCAAGTACGATTGA
- a CDS encoding DegT/DnrJ/EryC1/StrS family aminotransferase, translating into MSVPFLDLKTQYKQIKGEIENELTEVLDTCYYVLGPKVASFEEKFAEITGTRFCVAVSSGTAAVHLMIWAADLPTGSGIIVPPNTFTASTEGIVLAGHIPVFVDVDRDTFNLSPEKVESFLESCSEGGRPIDPKTGAEIRGILAVDLYGQPAELPELEKISEHYGLLLFEDACQAHNASRNGRPAGSFGTAAAFSFYPGKNMGAFGEGGAVTTNSEAIAAKVRALRDHGSREKYYYDYIGHNYRMSAFQGAVLGVKTKYISQWNDRRREAASRYNELLSDLPVELPVENGDVRHVYHLYAIHLPERDSLRNFLSDREVASGLHYPLPLHVQKAYSYLGYEAGDFPVAEYNSTNNVTLPMFPDITESQQDTVAAAMISYFLKKD; encoded by the coding sequence ATGTCCGTACCATTCCTTGACCTGAAGACACAGTACAAACAGATAAAAGGCGAAATCGAAAATGAACTCACTGAAGTTCTTGATACCTGCTATTACGTTCTTGGCCCCAAGGTTGCCTCTTTTGAAGAGAAGTTCGCTGAAATAACCGGAACCAGGTTTTGTGTCGCTGTATCCAGCGGCACCGCAGCCGTGCATCTTATGATATGGGCAGCAGATCTCCCCACTGGAAGCGGTATCATCGTTCCTCCAAACACTTTCACCGCATCTACAGAGGGGATTGTGCTGGCCGGACATATTCCTGTATTCGTGGACGTAGACAGAGATACATTCAATCTTTCCCCTGAAAAAGTTGAGAGTTTTCTTGAATCCTGTTCGGAAGGAGGCAGACCCATCGATCCGAAAACGGGAGCGGAGATCAGGGGTATTCTCGCGGTAGACCTTTACGGACAGCCTGCCGAACTGCCGGAGCTTGAAAAAATCTCAGAGCATTACGGTCTTCTTCTTTTTGAGGATGCCTGCCAGGCTCATAACGCCTCAAGAAACGGAAGACCCGCGGGCAGTTTCGGCACAGCCGCGGCATTCAGTTTTTATCCCGGGAAAAACATGGGAGCTTTCGGTGAAGGCGGAGCTGTAACCACAAACTCCGAAGCTATCGCCGCGAAAGTAAGAGCACTGCGGGATCACGGTTCAAGGGAAAAATATTACTACGATTATATAGGACACAACTACAGAATGTCGGCCTTCCAGGGTGCAGTTCTGGGCGTAAAAACCAAGTATATCTCACAATGGAACGACAGAAGAAGAGAAGCCGCGTCAAGGTATAACGAACTCCTTTCAGATCTTCCCGTTGAGCTTCCTGTAGAGAATGGAGATGTAAGACATGTGTACCACCTCTATGCCATTCATTTACCGGAAAGAGATTCCCTGAGGAACTTCCTGAGTGACCGGGAAGTTGCTTCCGGTCTTCACTACCCACTCCCACTGCACGTGCAGAAGGCTTACAGCTACCTGGGATACGAAGCAGGTGATTTTCCAGTAGCGGAATACAACAGCACGAACAATGTTACACTGCCCATGTTCCCGGATATTACGGAAAGCCAGCAGGATACTGTGGCTGCGGCCATGATATCCTACTTCTTGAAGAAGGACTGA
- a CDS encoding (2Fe-2S)-binding protein gives MNENTVTMIIDGREIQANADQTIMQAADNAGIYIPRLCYHNDLEPGGHCRICTVKVNGRACSACTFPVADGLVIETDTDELNEARRKVVEMLFVEGNHFCPFCEKSGNCELQALAYRLGVMAPTYPYLYQRKKVDASHKDVYIDRDRCVLCGRCVRSSRDLDKKVVFGFEGRGINTSIAIDTEYNLAATVLEAADKATEMCPTGSIVIKRKGYEMPYGTRLYDKEPIGSDIEKNKAIN, from the coding sequence ATGAATGAAAATACCGTAACGATGATTATCGATGGTCGGGAGATTCAAGCCAATGCCGATCAGACAATTATGCAGGCCGCAGATAACGCGGGAATCTACATTCCCCGCCTTTGCTATCACAATGATCTTGAACCCGGAGGCCACTGCCGCATATGTACAGTCAAGGTAAACGGCAGAGCTTGCAGTGCCTGCACCTTTCCGGTAGCTGACGGGCTGGTAATTGAAACCGATACCGATGAACTTAATGAGGCACGTCGGAAGGTTGTTGAGATGCTCTTCGTGGAGGGGAACCACTTCTGTCCCTTCTGCGAGAAGAGCGGTAACTGTGAGCTGCAGGCACTGGCTTACCGTTTAGGCGTTATGGCTCCCACCTATCCCTATCTCTACCAGCGGAAAAAGGTGGATGCTTCACATAAAGATGTCTATATTGATCGTGATCGTTGTGTTCTCTGCGGGCGGTGTGTCCGTTCTTCCAGGGATCTGGATAAAAAGGTGGTTTTCGGCTTTGAGGGCCGCGGTATTAACACCAGTATTGCCATCGACACGGAATATAACCTGGCCGCAACAGTTCTTGAAGCGGCTGATAAGGCGACTGAAATGTGCCCTACCGGCAGTATTGTGATCAAGCGGAAAGGCTATGAAATGCCTTACGGCACCAGACTTTACGATAAAGAGCCTATTGGCTCGGACATCGAAAAGAACAAGGCAATAAACTAA
- a CDS encoding ferrous iron transport protein A gives MHGRRSRAHSHSVSLNELRQGQKARIIAVRGGRGFRERFSGMGLHIGSEMEVLQSTGTNGMILIKTGDTRLMIGHGMAHKILLRLE, from the coding sequence ATGCACGGACGAAGAAGTAGAGCACACAGCCATTCTGTTAGCTTGAATGAACTGCGCCAGGGTCAGAAAGCCAGGATAATCGCGGTAAGGGGCGGCAGAGGATTCCGTGAGCGGTTCAGCGGAATGGGGTTGCATATAGGAAGTGAAATGGAAGTGCTCCAGTCAACCGGAACTAATGGAATGATTCTAATCAAAACCGGCGATACACGATTGATGATAGGACATGGAATGGCACATAAGATACTCTTGCGACTTGAATGA
- a CDS encoding metal-dependent transcriptional regulator, whose product MIKMELSSSLEDYLEAIYNVIKVKTAARATDIAKVLDVANSSVTNALQILVNKGLINHAPYDIITLTPEGREIAKQIAWKHEVFRDFFTTVLSIDCDIANKCACSIEHIIPDEVVKRFVQYLDFERECKYGGKKWVEGIGFIHKEIPDEIDPCEECKEKQEKDARTKK is encoded by the coding sequence TTGATTAAAATGGAACTCAGTTCCAGTCTTGAAGATTATCTTGAGGCTATCTACAATGTGATTAAAGTAAAAACTGCGGCAAGAGCTACCGACATCGCGAAGGTACTCGATGTAGCTAATTCCTCGGTTACAAATGCCCTTCAGATACTTGTTAATAAAGGTCTTATTAATCATGCTCCGTACGATATAATCACATTGACGCCCGAAGGCAGGGAAATAGCGAAGCAAATCGCATGGAAGCATGAGGTGTTCCGTGACTTCTTCACTACCGTACTCTCGATAGATTGTGATATTGCCAACAAATGCGCATGCAGCATAGAGCATATTATTCCGGACGAGGTTGTTAAGAGATTCGTCCAGTACCTCGATTTCGAGAGAGAATGCAAATATGGTGGAAAAAAGTGGGTTGAAGGAATCGGATTCATACACAAAGAAATACCCGATGAGATTGATCCATGCGAGGAATGTAAAGAGAAACAGGAAAAAGATGCACGGACGAAGAAGTAG